From the Clavibacter phaseoli genome, one window contains:
- a CDS encoding methionine ABC transporter ATP-binding protein, whose product MTDAPHVSLRGVGKRYPPRAKGERALEALADVDLDIRRGEVFGIIGYSGAGKSTLVRLVNALERPTAGTVSVDGREIQGLPERELRKLRLGIGMVFQQFNLFTSKTVWGNVAYPLTVAGMPKDQQQRRISDLLHFVGLADEAHARPDELSGGQKQRVGIARALATSPAILLADEATSALDPETTSEVLALLRRVNEELGVTIVVITHEMEVIKSIAHRVAVMDSGRVIEQGEVFDVFSRPTSDAARRFVSTVVAGVPEAEEVQRLRRRHPGRLVTLSFADGGATQAEVFQALAAAGIAFEVVHGGITDIQGRTFGNLTLALGGDPARIDEVLAADRAGVTVTEVV is encoded by the coding sequence ATGACGGACGCCCCGCACGTCTCCCTGCGGGGCGTCGGCAAGCGGTACCCGCCGCGCGCGAAGGGCGAGCGGGCCCTCGAGGCCCTCGCCGACGTCGACCTCGACATCCGCCGCGGCGAGGTCTTCGGGATCATCGGCTACTCGGGCGCCGGGAAGAGCACGCTCGTGCGGCTCGTGAACGCGCTCGAGCGGCCGACCGCCGGCACCGTCTCGGTCGACGGCCGGGAGATCCAGGGCCTGCCCGAGCGCGAGCTGCGCAAGCTGCGGCTCGGCATCGGCATGGTGTTCCAGCAGTTCAACCTCTTCACGTCGAAGACCGTCTGGGGCAACGTCGCGTACCCGCTCACGGTCGCCGGCATGCCGAAGGACCAGCAGCAGCGCCGGATCAGCGACCTGCTCCACTTCGTCGGCCTCGCCGACGAGGCGCACGCGCGGCCCGACGAGCTGTCCGGCGGTCAGAAGCAGCGCGTCGGCATCGCCCGCGCGCTCGCGACGAGCCCCGCGATCCTCCTGGCCGACGAGGCCACGAGCGCGCTGGATCCGGAGACCACGAGCGAGGTCCTCGCGCTCCTCCGCCGGGTCAACGAGGAGCTCGGCGTGACCATCGTCGTCATCACGCACGAGATGGAGGTCATCAAGTCCATCGCCCACCGCGTGGCCGTCATGGACTCCGGCCGCGTCATCGAGCAGGGCGAGGTCTTCGACGTGTTCTCCCGGCCCACGAGCGACGCCGCGCGCCGCTTCGTGTCGACCGTGGTCGCGGGCGTGCCCGAGGCCGAGGAGGTCCAGCGCCTCCGCCGACGGCACCCGGGGCGCCTCGTCACGCTGTCCTTCGCGGACGGCGGCGCCACGCAGGCCGAGGTGTTCCAGGCGCTCGCCGCCGCGGGCATCGCGTTCGAGGTCGTGCACGGCGGCATCACCGACATCCAGGGCCGCACGTTCGGCAACCTGACCCTCGCGCTCGGGGGCGACCCCGCGCGCATCGACGAGGTGCTCGCGGCCGACCGCGCCGGCGTCACCGTGACGGAGGTGGTCTGA
- a CDS encoding methionine ABC transporter permease gives MDALTPLLPLLGQSTVETLVMVLLTLLFGGLGGLVMGLGLYLTRAGSLLPSRSVFAVLNVVVNTFRPIPFVIFLFAVQPLARVVTGSGIGQSAVIFTLSLGASFAISRIVEQNLLTVQPGVIEAARSVGASPVRIIFTLLIPEALGPLILGYTFVFVGIVDMTAVAGAIGGGGLGNFAIVYGYRQFEPVVTWAAVLIIIVLVQVVQLIGNRMARAALRR, from the coding sequence ATGGACGCGCTGACCCCGCTCCTCCCGCTCCTCGGCCAGTCGACGGTCGAGACGCTCGTGATGGTGCTGCTCACGCTCCTGTTCGGCGGACTCGGCGGCCTCGTGATGGGCCTCGGCCTCTACCTGACGCGCGCCGGCAGCCTGCTCCCGAGCAGATCCGTGTTCGCGGTCCTCAACGTGGTCGTCAACACCTTCCGGCCGATCCCGTTCGTGATCTTCCTCTTCGCCGTGCAGCCGCTCGCGCGCGTGGTCACCGGCAGCGGCATCGGGCAGTCCGCGGTCATCTTCACGCTGTCGCTCGGGGCGTCCTTCGCGATCAGCCGCATCGTCGAGCAGAACCTGCTCACGGTGCAGCCGGGCGTGATCGAGGCGGCCCGCTCCGTGGGCGCGAGCCCGGTGCGGATCATCTTCACGCTGCTGATCCCGGAGGCGCTCGGCCCGCTGATCCTCGGCTACACGTTCGTCTTCGTGGGCATCGTCGACATGACCGCGGTCGCGGGCGCGATCGGCGGCGGCGGCCTGGGCAACTTCGCGATCGTCTACGGCTACCGGCAGTTCGAGCCTGTCGTCACGTGGGCGGCGGTGCTCATCATCATCGTGCTCGTGCAGGTGGTGCAGCTCATCGGCAACCGGATGGCCCGGGCGGCGCTCCGGCGCTGA
- a CDS encoding LysR family transcriptional regulator ArgP has protein sequence MMDIRTEHLRTLAAVIDAGTLDAAARALRLTPSAVSQRITALERSAGRVLLRRTRPATTTEAGDAVLRHARQVLLLERDLDGLLGVGEGEAPRAGTAAVPVVVNGDSLASWLLPAFAALAAETGQAVEVLREDEHHSLDLLRDGSAMAAVTSVKDPVQGCTSERLGRMRYRALATPAYVAAHLPDGPTPSALAVAPLVMFDRKDAMQDRWLRGRRAPAGQPRHYVPSSAEFVTAVTLGMGWGMLPDLQSEELVASGALAPLDAGSHVDVALHWQRWSVDSPVLADLTRHVRAAAASLR, from the coding sequence ATGATGGACATCCGCACCGAGCACCTGCGCACCCTGGCCGCCGTCATCGACGCGGGCACGCTCGACGCGGCCGCCCGCGCGCTTCGGCTCACGCCCTCCGCGGTGAGCCAGCGGATCACGGCGCTCGAGCGCAGCGCCGGCCGCGTGCTCCTCCGCCGCACCCGCCCCGCGACCACCACCGAGGCGGGCGACGCCGTGCTGCGGCACGCGCGCCAGGTGCTCCTGCTCGAGCGCGACCTCGACGGGCTGCTCGGCGTGGGCGAGGGCGAGGCGCCGCGCGCGGGGACGGCGGCCGTGCCCGTGGTCGTGAACGGCGACTCGCTCGCGTCGTGGCTGCTGCCCGCGTTCGCGGCGCTGGCGGCCGAGACCGGCCAGGCGGTGGAGGTGCTGCGCGAGGACGAGCACCACTCCCTCGACCTGCTGCGCGACGGATCCGCGATGGCCGCGGTCACGAGCGTGAAGGACCCCGTGCAGGGCTGCACCTCGGAGCGGCTCGGGCGGATGCGGTACCGCGCGCTCGCGACGCCCGCCTACGTCGCCGCGCACCTGCCCGACGGGCCCACGCCGAGCGCGCTGGCGGTCGCGCCGCTCGTGATGTTCGACCGCAAGGACGCCATGCAGGACCGCTGGCTGCGCGGCCGGCGCGCGCCCGCAGGCCAGCCGCGCCACTACGTGCCGTCGTCCGCGGAGTTCGTCACGGCGGTCACGCTCGGCATGGGCTGGGGCATGCTGCCCGACCTGCAGAGCGAGGAGCTCGTCGCGTCGGGCGCGCTCGCGCCGCTGGACGCGGGATCCCACGTGGACGTGGCCCTGCACTGGCAGCGCTGGAGCGTCGACTCCCCCGTGCTCGCCGACCTCACCCGGCACGTGCGCGCCGCGGCCGCCTCGCTGAGGTAG
- a CDS encoding LysE/ArgO family amino acid transporter codes for MPSVEAMHPLAHALSGFGLGFSLIAAIGAQNAFILRQGTRREHVLVVVLICAVSDVILIALGVSGVGALIEAAPVAIVVIRILGACFLAGYAALSLLRAVAPRGLAVAASAPRALGAVVAACLALTWLNPHVYLDTVLLVGSVAAGHGDGRWAFGLGAMVASCVWFTLLATAARVFAPVLARPAAWRVLDTVIAAVMLVLAVQILLPLVPAGLGEGTRMAVATAICAALAGAVAAWSVARRRRADAARGDATPDDAPAPDGLGTVGAPALLG; via the coding sequence GTGCCTAGCGTGGAGGCCATGCACCCGCTCGCGCACGCGCTCTCCGGCTTCGGCCTCGGCTTCTCGCTCATCGCCGCGATCGGTGCGCAGAACGCCTTCATCCTCCGGCAGGGCACGCGGCGCGAGCACGTGCTCGTCGTGGTGCTGATCTGCGCGGTCTCCGACGTGATCCTCATCGCCTTGGGCGTCAGCGGCGTCGGCGCGCTCATCGAGGCGGCGCCCGTCGCGATCGTCGTCATCCGCATCCTCGGCGCCTGCTTCCTCGCCGGCTACGCGGCGCTCTCGCTGCTCCGGGCCGTCGCGCCGCGGGGCCTCGCGGTCGCCGCGTCCGCGCCGCGCGCGCTCGGCGCCGTCGTCGCCGCGTGCCTCGCGCTCACCTGGCTGAACCCGCATGTCTACCTCGACACCGTCCTCCTCGTCGGATCCGTCGCGGCCGGCCACGGCGACGGCCGCTGGGCGTTCGGCCTCGGCGCGATGGTCGCGAGCTGCGTCTGGTTCACGCTCCTCGCGACCGCCGCCCGGGTCTTCGCGCCCGTGCTCGCGCGCCCGGCCGCCTGGCGCGTGCTCGACACCGTGATCGCCGCCGTGATGCTCGTGCTCGCCGTGCAGATCCTGCTGCCGCTCGTGCCGGCCGGGCTGGGGGAGGGGACGCGGATGGCCGTCGCCACCGCGATCTGCGCGGCCCTCGCCGGCGCCGTGGCCGCGTGGTCGGTCGCGCGCCGACGTCGTGCCGATGCCGCCCGCGGGGACGCGACGCCGGACGACGCCCCCGCCCCGGACGGGCTCGGAACAGTCGGGGCACCCGCGCTGTTGGGATGA
- a CDS encoding LLM class flavin-dependent oxidoreductase, whose translation MTVPLSILDLAPIAPGETARDSFQASVALAQQAERSGYRRVWYAEHHNMASIASSATSVLIAHVASQTSTIRLGSGGVMLPNHSPLTIAEQFGTLETLHPGRIDLGLGRAPGSDQATFRALRRDPGSSDRFPEDVVELQGFLAGESQVPGVSATPGAGTRVPLYILGSSTFGAQLAAALGLPFAFASHFAPDMLLDAIAIYRRDFRPSEQLDAPYAIAGINAIAADDRADAERQFADVRRARLMMLLRQSGQIPATQTFTDDELDRLLEAPVGAHVASMMTYTAVGTGAEVSDYANRFAEQAGVDEVIVGHASQRTPERLRSVELMADAHALVAA comes from the coding sequence ATGACCGTCCCGCTCTCCATCCTCGACCTCGCCCCCATCGCCCCCGGGGAGACCGCCCGCGACAGCTTCCAGGCCTCCGTCGCCCTCGCCCAGCAGGCGGAGCGCAGCGGCTACCGGCGCGTCTGGTACGCGGAGCACCACAACATGGCGTCCATCGCCTCCAGCGCGACGAGCGTGCTCATCGCCCACGTGGCGAGCCAGACGTCCACCATCCGGCTCGGCTCCGGCGGCGTCATGCTGCCGAACCACTCGCCGCTCACCATCGCGGAGCAGTTCGGCACGCTCGAGACGCTGCACCCGGGCCGCATCGACCTCGGCCTCGGCCGCGCCCCCGGCAGCGACCAGGCCACGTTCCGGGCGCTCCGCCGCGATCCCGGATCGTCCGACCGCTTCCCCGAGGACGTCGTCGAGCTGCAGGGCTTCCTCGCCGGCGAGAGCCAGGTCCCCGGGGTCTCCGCGACGCCGGGCGCCGGCACGCGCGTGCCCCTCTACATCCTCGGCTCCTCGACCTTCGGCGCCCAGCTCGCCGCGGCGCTCGGCCTGCCGTTCGCCTTCGCGTCGCACTTCGCGCCCGACATGCTGCTCGACGCCATCGCGATCTACCGCCGCGACTTCCGCCCGTCGGAGCAGCTCGACGCGCCCTACGCGATCGCCGGCATCAACGCCATCGCGGCCGACGACCGCGCCGACGCCGAGCGCCAGTTCGCCGACGTCCGCCGCGCCCGGCTCATGATGCTGCTGCGCCAGAGCGGCCAGATCCCGGCCACGCAGACCTTCACCGACGACGAGCTCGACCGGCTCCTCGAGGCCCCCGTCGGCGCGCACGTCGCCAGCATGATGACCTACACGGCCGTCGGCACCGGCGCCGAGGTATCCGACTACGCGAACCGGTTCGCGGAGCAGGCGGGCGTCGACGAGGTCATCGTCGGCCACGCGTCGCAGCGGACGCCCGAGCGCCTCCGCTCCGTCGAGCTGATGGCGGACGCGCACGCGCTCGTCGCCGCGTAG
- a CDS encoding TraR/DksA family transcriptional regulator encodes MADDSAAAPADPRAALAALRADTLALIRGLDRDVAAIVEARQDANSDDEHDPEGATLAFERSQSDAMIREARVRLADVDAAVARLDAGTYGRCEVCGEAIPAGRLEIRPAARRCVAHA; translated from the coding sequence GTGGCCGACGACTCCGCGGCCGCTCCCGCGGACCCGCGCGCGGCCCTCGCCGCGCTGCGGGCCGACACGCTCGCGCTCATCCGCGGGCTCGACCGCGACGTGGCGGCGATCGTGGAGGCCAGGCAGGACGCCAACTCCGACGACGAGCACGACCCCGAGGGCGCGACCCTCGCGTTCGAGCGCTCGCAGTCCGACGCGATGATCCGCGAGGCGCGCGTGCGCCTCGCCGACGTCGACGCCGCGGTCGCGCGCCTCGACGCGGGGACCTACGGGCGCTGCGAGGTGTGCGGCGAGGCCATCCCGGCGGGCCGGCTCGAGATCCGCCCGGCCGCGCGCCGCTGCGTCGCGCACGCCTGA
- a CDS encoding MarR family winged helix-turn-helix transcriptional regulator, with translation MPSRDEVDRIVDAWRRERPDLDFSPLEVLSRVGRLSRLLERARRSAFQESELESWEFDVLSALRRAGDPYQLSPKALLQQTLVSSGTMTNRIDRLVARGLVERRTDPHDGRGILVVMSDAGRTRVDTAITRLVAEEAELLDTMPGADRDVLAGLLRQLILDLDDDGA, from the coding sequence ATGCCCAGCCGCGACGAGGTCGACCGCATCGTCGACGCGTGGCGGCGTGAACGGCCCGACCTCGACTTCTCCCCGCTCGAGGTGCTGTCGCGCGTCGGGCGCCTGTCTCGCCTGCTGGAGCGGGCGCGGCGCTCGGCGTTCCAGGAGTCGGAGCTCGAGTCGTGGGAGTTCGACGTGCTGTCGGCGCTCCGGCGGGCGGGCGATCCCTACCAGCTCAGCCCCAAGGCCCTCCTGCAGCAGACGCTCGTCTCGTCGGGCACCATGACGAACCGCATCGACCGGCTCGTGGCGCGTGGCCTCGTGGAGCGCCGGACGGATCCGCACGACGGCCGCGGGATCCTCGTGGTCATGTCGGACGCGGGGCGCACGCGCGTCGACACCGCGATCACCCGGCTCGTCGCCGAGGAGGCCGAGCTCCTCGACACGATGCCGGGCGCCGACCGCGACGTGCTGGCGGGGCTGCTGCGGCAGCTGATCCTCGACCTCGACGACGACGGGGCCTGA
- the glmU gene encoding bifunctional UDP-N-acetylglucosamine diphosphorylase/glucosamine-1-phosphate N-acetyltransferase GlmU, which translates to MTESDSTPTTREIPIVTGELDVDGEPRSPSIAVVILAAGQGTRMRSRLPKVLHPLAGLPLVGHVLATAEELGARHIVTVVRHDRDQVVEVVRALSPQALVVDQDEIPGTGRAVEAGITALPEGFTGQVVVLSGDVPLLDAATLRSLVSAHRQARNDLTLLTARLDDPTGNGRIIRGQDGAFEAIVEQKDATGEQLRIDEVNAGVYVFDAEALRQTLGAIGTDNAQREKYLTDAADVIRRAGGAIEGLPVRDSWLVAGINDRVQLTAAATELNARIIRRWQLAGVTIQDPRTTWIDVKSTLAADVTVLPGTQILGASTVAAGATVGPDTTLRDTEVGEDAVVRRTDAELAVIGARATVGPFSYLRPGTRLGEDGKIGAYVETKNVEIGASTKVPHLSYVGDATIGEHTNIGAGAIFANYDGVSKHRTEVGDHVHVGSRNVFVAPVRIGTGSYTGAGAVIRKDVPPGALGISVAPQRNMVGWTEAKRPGTPEARAAVEAADGPTDDASGAPNTEQH; encoded by the coding sequence ATGACCGAGTCAGACAGCACGCCGACGACCCGCGAGATCCCCATCGTGACGGGCGAGCTCGACGTCGACGGCGAGCCGCGCAGCCCCTCCATCGCGGTCGTGATCCTCGCCGCGGGCCAGGGCACCCGCATGCGCTCGCGCCTCCCCAAGGTCCTGCACCCGCTCGCCGGCCTGCCGCTCGTCGGCCACGTGCTCGCGACCGCGGAGGAGCTCGGCGCGCGCCACATCGTCACGGTCGTGCGCCACGACCGCGACCAGGTGGTCGAGGTCGTGCGCGCGCTGTCGCCGCAGGCCCTCGTGGTCGACCAGGACGAGATCCCCGGCACCGGCCGCGCGGTCGAGGCGGGCATCACGGCCCTGCCCGAGGGCTTCACCGGCCAGGTCGTCGTGCTCTCGGGCGACGTGCCCCTGCTCGACGCCGCGACCCTCCGGTCGCTCGTCTCCGCGCACCGCCAGGCGCGCAACGACCTCACCCTCCTCACCGCCCGACTCGACGACCCGACCGGCAACGGCCGCATCATCCGTGGCCAGGACGGCGCGTTCGAGGCCATCGTCGAGCAGAAGGACGCGACCGGCGAGCAGCTCCGCATCGACGAGGTCAACGCGGGCGTCTACGTCTTCGACGCCGAGGCGCTCCGCCAGACCCTCGGCGCCATCGGCACCGACAACGCGCAGCGCGAGAAGTACCTCACCGACGCGGCCGACGTGATCCGCCGCGCGGGCGGCGCCATCGAGGGCCTCCCGGTGCGCGACAGCTGGCTCGTCGCGGGCATCAACGACCGCGTCCAGCTCACGGCCGCGGCCACCGAGCTCAACGCGCGCATCATCCGCCGCTGGCAGCTCGCGGGCGTGACGATCCAGGATCCGCGCACCACCTGGATCGACGTCAAGTCCACGCTCGCCGCCGACGTCACGGTCCTCCCGGGCACCCAGATCCTCGGCGCCTCCACGGTCGCCGCCGGCGCGACGGTCGGCCCGGACACGACCCTCCGCGACACCGAGGTCGGCGAGGACGCCGTGGTCCGCCGCACCGACGCGGAGCTGGCCGTCATCGGCGCGCGCGCGACGGTCGGCCCGTTCTCCTACCTGCGCCCGGGCACGCGCCTCGGCGAGGACGGCAAGATCGGCGCCTACGTCGAGACGAAGAACGTCGAGATCGGCGCGTCGACGAAGGTCCCGCACCTCAGCTACGTGGGCGACGCGACCATCGGCGAGCACACCAACATCGGCGCCGGCGCGATCTTCGCGAACTACGACGGCGTCTCCAAGCACCGCACGGAGGTGGGCGACCACGTCCACGTGGGCTCGCGGAACGTCTTCGTGGCACCCGTTAGGATCGGTACCGGCTCCTACACGGGTGCCGGTGCCGTCATCCGCAAGGACGTCCCGCCCGGCGCACTCGGCATCTCGGTGGCGCCGCAACGCAACATGGTCGGCTGGACCGAGGCCAAGCGACCGGGCACCCCTGAGGCCCGGGCCGCCGTCGAGGCAGCCGACGGGCCCACGGACGACGCGTCCGGCGCCCCGAACACCGAGCAGCACTGA
- a CDS encoding ribose-phosphate diphosphokinase has product MSAIKTAGEKRLVLVTGRAHPELAEQIAEELETSLVHTDARTFANGELYIRYDESVRGSDAFVIQSHTAPINEWLMEQLIMVDALKRASAKRITVVAPFYPYARQDKKGRGREPISARLVADLFKAAGADRIMSVDLHAAQIQGFFDGPVDHLFAMPVLLEHMRSVLDSKTLTVVSPDMGRVRVADIWSDKLGAPLAIIHKRRDPKVHNQVTVHEIVGDVSGRVCLLVDDLIDTGRTIVSAAEALKKNGATGVVVAATHAVFSDPATQILDSPHIDSVVVTDTLPIPDEKRWDKLTVLPIAPLLARAIHEVFDDGSVTSMFDGAA; this is encoded by the coding sequence GTGTCCGCAATCAAGACTGCTGGTGAGAAGCGGCTCGTGCTCGTCACCGGGCGAGCCCATCCGGAGCTCGCCGAGCAGATCGCCGAGGAGCTCGAGACGAGCCTCGTGCACACGGACGCGCGGACCTTCGCCAACGGCGAGCTCTACATCCGCTACGACGAGAGCGTCCGCGGCAGCGACGCGTTCGTCATCCAGTCGCACACGGCGCCGATCAACGAGTGGCTCATGGAGCAGCTCATCATGGTCGACGCCCTCAAGCGCGCGTCCGCGAAGCGCATCACCGTCGTCGCGCCGTTCTACCCGTACGCCCGCCAGGACAAGAAGGGCCGCGGCCGCGAGCCGATCTCCGCCCGCCTCGTCGCCGACCTCTTCAAGGCCGCCGGCGCCGACCGCATCATGTCGGTCGACCTGCACGCCGCGCAGATCCAGGGCTTCTTCGACGGCCCCGTCGACCACCTCTTCGCGATGCCCGTGCTCCTCGAGCACATGCGCTCGGTGCTCGACTCCAAGACCCTCACGGTCGTCTCGCCCGACATGGGCCGCGTGCGCGTCGCCGACATCTGGAGCGACAAGCTCGGGGCGCCGCTCGCCATCATCCACAAGCGCCGCGATCCGAAGGTGCACAACCAGGTCACCGTGCACGAGATCGTCGGCGACGTCTCCGGCCGCGTGTGCCTCCTGGTGGACGACCTCATCGACACCGGCCGCACCATCGTCTCGGCCGCCGAGGCGCTGAAGAAGAACGGCGCCACGGGCGTCGTGGTCGCGGCGACGCACGCGGTCTTCTCGGACCCGGCCACGCAGATCCTGGACAGCCCGCACATCGACTCGGTCGTGGTCACGGACACGCTGCCCATCCCCGACGAGAAGCGCTGGGACAAGCTCACGGTGCTGCCCATCGCGCCGCTGCTGGCGCGCGCGATCCACGAGGTCTTCGACGACGGATCCGTCACGAGCATGTTCGACGGCGCGGCCTAG
- the gndA gene encoding NADP-dependent phosphogluconate dehydrogenase: MSDDQQATANIGVVGLAVMGSNLARNLASREGNTVAVYNRTTQKTTDLVEEHPEAGFVAATTIEEFAASLQRPRTAIIMVKAGRGTDAVIEQLTEAFEEGDIIVDGGNALFTDTIRREKEVRAKGLHFVGAGISGGEEGALKGPSIMPGGTAEAYETLGPILESIAAVAEGKPCVTHIGTDGAGHFVKMIHNGIEYADMQLIAESFDLLRRVGGHEPDAIADVFEEWNGGDLESYLIEITAEVLRQKDAATGKPLVDVIVDQAGSKGTGVWTVQNSVGLGVPVGGIAEAVFARAVSSKPEQRKAVQATITSRPEIQPAGDTFEDDVRAALYASKVVAYAQGFDAIIAGAKEYGWDIDKGKVAEIWRGGCIIRAQFLNRIVEAYEKDSGLATLLEDPYFAKAVADGEQAWRRVVSVAALSGIPVPGFASALSYYDSLASERLPAALVQGQRDFFGAHTYHRTDKEGTFHTLWSGDRSEVEAEDTH, encoded by the coding sequence ATGTCAGATGACCAGCAGGCCACGGCGAACATCGGGGTGGTGGGGCTCGCGGTGATGGGGTCCAACCTCGCCCGCAACCTCGCCAGCCGCGAGGGCAACACGGTCGCGGTGTACAACCGCACCACCCAGAAGACCACCGACCTCGTCGAGGAGCACCCCGAGGCGGGCTTCGTCGCCGCCACCACGATCGAGGAGTTCGCCGCCTCGCTGCAGCGCCCCCGCACGGCGATCATCATGGTCAAGGCCGGACGCGGGACGGACGCCGTCATCGAGCAGCTCACCGAGGCGTTCGAGGAGGGCGACATCATCGTCGACGGCGGCAACGCGCTGTTCACCGACACGATCCGCCGCGAGAAGGAGGTCCGCGCGAAGGGCCTCCACTTCGTCGGCGCCGGCATCTCCGGCGGCGAGGAGGGCGCGCTCAAGGGCCCGAGCATCATGCCCGGCGGCACGGCCGAGGCGTACGAGACGCTCGGCCCCATCCTCGAGTCGATCGCCGCGGTCGCGGAGGGCAAGCCCTGCGTGACCCACATCGGCACCGACGGCGCCGGCCACTTCGTGAAGATGATCCACAACGGCATCGAGTACGCCGACATGCAGCTCATCGCGGAGTCGTTCGACCTGCTGCGCCGCGTCGGCGGCCACGAGCCCGACGCCATCGCCGACGTGTTCGAGGAGTGGAACGGGGGCGACCTCGAGTCGTACCTCATCGAGATCACCGCGGAGGTGCTCCGCCAGAAGGACGCCGCGACCGGGAAGCCGCTCGTCGACGTCATCGTCGACCAGGCGGGATCCAAGGGCACGGGCGTCTGGACCGTCCAGAACTCGGTGGGCCTCGGAGTGCCGGTGGGCGGGATCGCGGAGGCCGTGTTCGCGCGCGCCGTGTCGTCGAAGCCCGAGCAGCGGAAGGCCGTGCAGGCGACGATCACGAGCCGTCCGGAGATCCAGCCCGCGGGCGACACCTTCGAGGACGACGTCCGCGCCGCGCTCTACGCGAGCAAGGTCGTCGCGTACGCGCAGGGCTTCGACGCGATCATCGCGGGCGCCAAGGAGTACGGCTGGGACATCGACAAGGGCAAGGTCGCGGAGATCTGGCGCGGCGGCTGCATCATCCGCGCCCAGTTCCTCAACCGCATCGTCGAGGCGTACGAGAAGGACTCCGGCCTCGCGACGCTGCTCGAGGACCCGTACTTCGCCAAGGCCGTCGCCGACGGCGAGCAGGCGTGGCGCCGGGTCGTCTCGGTCGCCGCGCTGTCGGGGATCCCGGTGCCCGGCTTCGCGTCGGCGCTGAGCTACTACGACTCGCTCGCCTCCGAGCGCCTGCCCGCCGCCCTCGTGCAGGGCCAGCGCGACTTCTTCGGCGCGCACACGTACCACCGCACCGACAAGGAGGGCACCTTCCACACGCTGTGGTCCGGCGACCGCTCCGAGGTCGAGGCGGAGGACACGCACTAG